Proteins from a genomic interval of Pseudomonas paeninsulae:
- a CDS encoding IS30 family transposase — protein MEYHELSIEERATIQVGRLHGMSQQAIAQALGRNRSTISRELRRNTGSNGIYHAPTAQGHMRQRREACRPQKKLVPGSELLELVVELLRKNFSPEQIAGKLRSMDIPSFEDAYVCRETIYSAVYALPVGELRKELIQCLRQGKSTRRPRAGGVDRRNQIPEMVSIHLRPPEIEDRLMPGHWEGDLIKGKANASAVGTLNERSSNYLMLIKMNDATATSAVEGFSAALNRMPLAVRKSMTYDQGREMTRHAEITQKTGVAIYFCDPHSPWQRGSNENINGLIRQYLPKGTDLSVCSQEQLDAIAYELNIRPRKRFNWKCPIEVMSEMMEKAMTMQHDAPASIQ, from the coding sequence ATGGAATATCACGAACTCAGCATTGAAGAGCGCGCCACGATTCAAGTGGGTCGGTTGCATGGCATGAGCCAGCAAGCAATTGCCCAAGCACTTGGTCGCAACCGCTCCACGATCAGTCGTGAACTGCGACGTAACACCGGCTCCAACGGCATCTATCACGCACCTACGGCCCAGGGGCATATGCGTCAACGTCGAGAGGCGTGTCGCCCGCAAAAGAAGCTAGTGCCGGGCAGCGAACTGCTTGAGTTGGTGGTGGAGTTGCTGCGAAAAAACTTCTCTCCCGAACAGATTGCCGGCAAGCTGCGCAGCATGGATATTCCCAGTTTTGAAGATGCTTACGTTTGCCGCGAGACGATCTACAGCGCGGTCTATGCCCTGCCTGTGGGCGAGCTGCGCAAGGAGCTGATCCAGTGCCTGCGCCAGGGCAAGAGTACGCGTAGGCCGCGTGCAGGGGGCGTTGATCGGCGCAACCAGATCCCGGAGATGGTGAGCATCCATCTGCGTCCGCCAGAGATTGAAGACCGCTTGATGCCGGGGCACTGGGAAGGTGATCTGATCAAAGGCAAGGCCAACGCCTCTGCTGTGGGCACGCTGAACGAGCGCAGTAGCAATTACCTGATGCTGATCAAGATGAACGATGCAACGGCAACTTCGGCGGTTGAGGGTTTCAGTGCGGCCCTCAACCGGATGCCGCTGGCTGTGCGCAAGAGCATGACCTACGACCAGGGCAGGGAAATGACCCGGCATGCTGAGATCACCCAGAAAACAGGGGTGGCAATCTACTTCTGCGACCCGCACAGCCCCTGGCAGCGCGGCAGCAACGAGAACATCAATGGCCTGATTCGCCAGTATCTGCCCAAGGGCACGGACTTGTCTGTATGTAGCCAGGAACAGCTGGATGCCATCGCTTATGAGTTGAACATTCGTCCACGTAAGCGCTTCAACTGGAAGTGCCCAATTGAGGTGATGTCAGAGATGATGGAAAAAGCGATGACGATGCAACATGATGCGCCCGCTTCAATTCAATAA
- a CDS encoding M23 family metallopeptidase gives MKSILTFATGALVGAAGLFYVLQNDIATPGVAVITQSVAAHGEPVQPTPAAVAPSAQEPDTTQAAPATAQVASVITTRTTSAKATPIEMPEAPPTEPPTDSPITQEPSDIAPSTPPPAIEEARVQTKPVEPLQVHPGALLIPVTGITAAQLSDTFNDKRGTDRIHEALDIMAPLKTPVVAVDDGKVVKLFDSVPGGLTVYQYDTSGTFAYYYAHLDSYAADLVEGQELKRGDLLGYVGATGNANPLAPHLHFAIFELGPEKRWWKGTAINPLPLFKR, from the coding sequence ATGAAGAGCATTCTGACTTTCGCAACCGGCGCTCTCGTTGGCGCCGCGGGCCTGTTCTATGTCCTGCAGAACGACATCGCCACGCCTGGCGTGGCGGTCATCACGCAGTCCGTAGCAGCCCATGGCGAACCCGTGCAGCCTACGCCGGCAGCTGTCGCGCCCAGCGCGCAGGAGCCAGATACCACACAGGCCGCACCGGCGACGGCTCAGGTTGCGAGCGTAATAACCACCCGCACAACCAGCGCCAAGGCGACGCCCATCGAGATGCCGGAAGCACCGCCAACCGAGCCCCCGACTGACAGCCCGATTACCCAGGAGCCGAGCGACATTGCACCGAGCACCCCGCCCCCGGCGATCGAGGAAGCCCGCGTGCAGACAAAGCCCGTCGAGCCCTTGCAGGTGCACCCCGGCGCGCTGCTGATTCCCGTGACCGGCATAACCGCGGCGCAACTGAGCGACACCTTCAACGACAAGCGCGGCACCGACCGAATCCACGAAGCGCTCGACATCATGGCGCCGCTCAAAACCCCGGTGGTCGCGGTCGACGATGGCAAAGTGGTGAAACTCTTCGACAGCGTGCCCGGCGGCCTCACCGTCTACCAATACGATACGAGCGGCACCTTCGCTTATTACTACGCCCACCTGGACAGCTACGCGGCGGATCTGGTGGAGGGCCAGGAGCTCAAGCGCGGCGACCTGCTCGGTTACGTCGGCGCCACTGGCAACGCCAACCCGCTTGCACCGCACCTGCATTTCGCCATTTTCGAACTGGGTCCCGAGAAGCGGTGGTGGAAGGGCACGGCAATCAACCCTCTGCCCTTATTCAAACGCTGA
- a CDS encoding L,D-transpeptidase family protein encodes MNTTTMLTCAITLALQAAAVPLAFASAEPLTTEVSVAALPLTAEFANDASLRGEVGPKQHNVAVLRAQILLDRARFFPGEIDASFGSNTRIAISGFQKNNGLPVSGVMDEATWVALNADVEPVLVSYTITDTDAAGPFQQIPADMMDKATLTTLGYRDLTEALGEKFHASPRLLTLLNPGKDLSRAGEAIVVPNLADAAPLPKAARVVVDKSDSTVTLFDAADAIIAQFPASTGSGRDPLPLGDWKILGVARNPVFQYNPELFWDANPGHAKATIPAGPNNPVGVAWVALSKPHYGIHGTPEPSKIGKTQSHGCIRLTNWNVTAMGHAVKPGLPALLQE; translated from the coding sequence TTGAACACAACAACCATGCTCACCTGCGCCATCACCCTGGCCCTTCAGGCAGCGGCCGTACCGTTGGCATTCGCTAGCGCTGAACCACTCACAACCGAGGTCAGCGTAGCTGCGCTGCCGCTCACCGCCGAGTTCGCCAACGACGCCAGCCTGCGCGGTGAAGTCGGCCCGAAGCAGCACAACGTCGCAGTGCTGCGCGCGCAGATCCTGCTCGATCGCGCGCGCTTCTTTCCGGGCGAGATCGACGCCAGTTTCGGCTCGAACACCCGTATCGCCATCAGTGGCTTCCAGAAAAACAACGGCCTGCCAGTCAGCGGCGTCATGGACGAAGCCACCTGGGTTGCACTCAACGCCGACGTCGAGCCAGTGCTCGTTTCCTATACCATCACCGACACCGACGCCGCCGGGCCCTTCCAGCAGATTCCAGCCGACATGATGGACAAGGCCACGCTGACAACCCTGGGTTACCGCGACCTGACAGAAGCGCTCGGCGAGAAATTTCACGCCAGCCCCAGGCTGCTGACACTACTGAATCCGGGCAAAGATCTGAGTCGCGCCGGCGAGGCCATCGTCGTACCCAACCTCGCCGACGCCGCGCCCCTGCCCAAGGCTGCACGGGTGGTCGTCGACAAGTCCGACTCGACCGTCACCCTCTTCGATGCCGCAGATGCCATCATCGCGCAATTCCCCGCCTCCACCGGTAGCGGGCGCGATCCGCTGCCACTCGGCGACTGGAAGATCCTCGGTGTGGCCAGAAATCCAGTGTTCCAATACAACCCCGAGCTGTTCTGGGACGCCAACCCCGGCCACGCCAAGGCGACCATCCCGGCCGGCCCGAACAACCCCGTCGGCGTCGCCTGGGTCGCCTTGTCCAAGCCGCATTACGGCATCCATGGCACGCCGGAGCCGTCGAAGATCGGCAAGACTCAATCGCACGGCTGCATCCGCCTCACCAACTGGAACGTCACAGCGATGGGGCATGCAGTCAAGCCCGGGCTACCCGCCCTTTTGCAAGAGTAA
- a CDS encoding site-specific integrase: protein MDDAKPKLLEQVRQQIRLRNYSIRTEAVYAEWVKRYIRFHHYRHPAEMGAPEVEAFLTHLAVNRNVAAATQN, encoded by the coding sequence ATGGATGACGCCAAGCCCAAACTGCTGGAGCAGGTGCGCCAGCAGATTCGGCTCAGAAACTATTCCATTCGGACCGAGGCTGTCTATGCCGAATGGGTCAAGCGCTATATCCGCTTTCACCACTATCGCCACCCGGCCGAGATGGGGGCGCCTGAGGTTGAGGCGTTTTTGACCCATCTGGCGGTCAACCGCAATGTGGCGGCGGCGACGCAGAATTAG
- a CDS encoding HNH endonuclease, translating to MRLEFSDAQKAEIFVRDRGVCAFSGKSLWMLDYGVSPTYGIDWVDHIIPAARGGDNSTENGVCASHFYNSKKRDNSNDNKFMFRNGRPTSYFFYFYETLPLNIADHLSRFSQAQPSDWYFNRALFRFMLGVASIRARETGKVNKRDENYYAKSTLKILNKWKYLAMGSKSIHLRGLAPENCTDDQLALLKIAQFNDQEQLAEHMRACYPWFSTSCTAINLLAHANSPQEINSIAAQIDLEKLPARVASMMQKNLELLPAAYTNSEVVA from the coding sequence ATGCGCTTAGAATTCAGTGATGCACAAAAAGCAGAAATCTTCGTCCGTGATCGTGGCGTTTGTGCCTTTTCTGGGAAAAGCCTTTGGATGCTCGACTATGGTGTCAGCCCAACTTATGGCATTGACTGGGTTGATCACATTATTCCTGCTGCTCGAGGCGGAGACAACTCCACAGAAAACGGAGTTTGCGCAAGCCACTTCTACAACTCCAAGAAGCGTGATAATTCTAACGACAACAAATTCATGTTTCGCAATGGAAGACCCACAAGCTATTTCTTCTATTTCTATGAGACGCTTCCATTAAATATCGCAGATCACTTGTCACGATTTTCCCAGGCTCAACCATCAGATTGGTATTTCAACCGCGCACTATTTCGCTTTATGCTCGGCGTAGCGAGTATTCGTGCAAGAGAAACAGGGAAGGTGAACAAACGTGATGAGAACTACTATGCGAAGTCCACGCTAAAAATTCTAAATAAATGGAAGTACCTTGCCATGGGGTCGAAATCAATTCACCTCAGAGGACTGGCCCCAGAAAACTGTACTGACGACCAATTGGCATTGCTGAAAATCGCGCAATTTAATGATCAAGAACAATTGGCAGAGCATATGCGTGCCTGCTACCCGTGGTTTTCGACCTCTTGCACTGCAATAAATCTTCTAGCTCATGCGAACAGCCCTCAAGAAATTAATAGTATTGCAGCTCAAATTGATCTAGAAAAATTACCTGCCAGAGTTGCCTCAATGATGCAGAAGAACCTTGAGCTTCTGCCGGCCGCCTACACAAACAGTGAAGTTGTGGCCTAA
- a CDS encoding iron-containing alcohol dehydrogenase codes for MDLNQYRMNWNYPTSIRIGAGRITELPQACRALGMSAPLLVTDPGLAALSMIDHALLQCRDDGLKAGLFAAIKGNPTGQNVTDGVAAFKAGGHDGVIAFGGGSALDAGKAIALMVGQSRPLWDFEDVGDNCNRVDVAGMAPLVAVPTTAGTGSEVGRASVITDDAEHIKRIIFHPRMLPALVILDPQLSIGLPPKITAATGMDALSHSLEAYCSPLFHPMAEGIALEGMRLVQQYLPRAVAKGSDVEARLQMLVASTMGATAFQRGLGAMHALAHPIGALYDAHHGLLNAVLMPYVLQANRASIEPQMERLARYLNLPRLGFIGVLDWVLHLRNEVGIPHSLAEIGIDNSRIEQIGQMAAVDPSAGTNPIAFSASEYSRLFEKALHGNL; via the coding sequence ATGGACCTGAATCAATACCGCATGAACTGGAACTACCCGACCTCGATCCGCATCGGCGCCGGGCGCATCACCGAACTGCCGCAAGCCTGCCGCGCCCTCGGCATGAGCGCGCCGCTGCTGGTTACCGACCCCGGCCTGGCCGCCCTGTCGATGATCGACCACGCCCTGCTGCAGTGCCGCGACGACGGCCTCAAGGCCGGGCTGTTTGCGGCGATCAAGGGCAACCCCACCGGGCAGAACGTCACCGACGGCGTCGCCGCCTTCAAGGCCGGCGGCCATGACGGAGTGATCGCCTTCGGCGGCGGCTCGGCGCTGGACGCCGGCAAGGCCATCGCCCTGATGGTCGGCCAGAGCCGCCCGCTGTGGGATTTCGAAGACGTGGGCGATAACTGCAACCGCGTCGACGTCGCCGGCATGGCTCCGCTGGTGGCGGTGCCGACCACCGCCGGCACCGGCTCGGAAGTCGGCCGCGCCTCGGTGATCACCGACGACGCCGAGCACATCAAACGCATCATCTTCCACCCCAGGATGCTCCCGGCCCTGGTCATCCTCGACCCGCAACTGAGCATCGGCCTGCCGCCGAAGATCACCGCCGCCACCGGCATGGACGCCCTGTCGCACAGCCTTGAGGCCTACTGCTCGCCGCTGTTCCACCCCATGGCCGAGGGCATCGCCCTGGAAGGCATGCGCCTGGTCCAGCAGTACCTGCCGCGCGCGGTGGCCAAGGGCAGCGATGTCGAGGCCCGCCTGCAAATGCTGGTGGCCTCGACCATGGGCGCCACCGCCTTCCAGCGCGGTCTCGGCGCGATGCACGCCCTGGCCCATCCAATCGGCGCGCTGTACGACGCCCACCACGGCCTGCTCAATGCGGTGCTGATGCCCTACGTGTTGCAAGCCAACCGCGCCAGCATCGAGCCACAAATGGAACGCCTCGCGCGCTACCTCAACCTGCCCAGGCTAGGTTTTATCGGCGTACTCGACTGGGTGCTGCACCTGCGCAACGAAGTCGGTATCCCCCACAGCCTGGCCGAGATCGGCATCGACAACAGCCGCATCGAGCAGATCGGACAAATGGCCGCAGTCGACCCCTCGGCTGGGACCAACCCGATTGCCTTTAGCGCGAGTGAGTACAGTCGGCTGTTCGAGAAGGCGTTGCACGGGAACCTATAG
- a CDS encoding TRAP transporter large permease, with protein MSYELIALLMFSTMMLLLLTGKRVFGAIGFVAVAAALLLWGDGGAEVAFSAAMKLMKWYPLLTLPMFVFMGYMLSESGLADDLYRMFHVWMGPLHGGLAIGTIALMVAISAMNGLSVAGMAIGASIALPELLRRGYDKIMVTGVIQAGSSLGILIPPSVVLVLYGMIARQPVGQLWLAGVFPGLMMASMFVLYIVIRCRLNPALGPALPEEERQAISWGEKLRLLNAGIAPLFIFFSMTGLFLMGITSLVESSAVGAAAATLAALVKRRLTAKVMEETLRKTLGITCMFMWIILAALCFGAVFDGLGAVKAIEGFFIDRLDLGPWQVLIMMQLSFIIMGMFLDDTAMLVIVAPLYVPLVGALGFDLIWYGVLYTITCQIAYMTPPFGYNLFLMRAMAPPEVTLRDIYVSVTPFVLVMLLALVLVMIFPQIALWLPQWHYAR; from the coding sequence ATGAGTTACGAGCTCATCGCGCTGTTGATGTTCTCCACGATGATGTTGCTGCTGCTAACCGGCAAGCGGGTGTTCGGTGCCATTGGCTTCGTCGCGGTAGCCGCGGCCCTGCTGCTGTGGGGCGACGGTGGTGCCGAAGTGGCCTTCAGCGCCGCGATGAAGTTGATGAAGTGGTATCCGCTGCTGACCTTGCCGATGTTCGTGTTCATGGGCTACATGCTCTCCGAATCCGGGCTGGCCGATGACCTCTACCGCATGTTCCATGTCTGGATGGGGCCGTTGCACGGAGGCCTGGCCATTGGCACCATCGCCCTGATGGTGGCGATCTCGGCGATGAACGGGCTGAGCGTGGCCGGCATGGCCATCGGCGCCAGCATCGCCTTGCCTGAGCTGCTGCGCCGCGGCTACGACAAGATCATGGTCACCGGGGTGATCCAGGCCGGCAGTTCGCTGGGCATCCTCATTCCGCCCAGCGTGGTGCTGGTGCTGTACGGCATGATCGCCCGTCAGCCGGTGGGCCAATTGTGGCTGGCCGGGGTCTTTCCCGGGCTGATGATGGCGAGCATGTTCGTGCTGTATATCGTCATTCGCTGTCGCCTGAACCCGGCGTTGGGACCCGCCCTGCCCGAAGAGGAGCGCCAGGCGATCAGCTGGGGCGAGAAACTGCGGCTGCTCAACGCCGGCATCGCACCGTTGTTTATCTTCTTCTCGATGACCGGCCTGTTCCTGATGGGCATCACCAGTCTGGTCGAGAGCTCGGCGGTGGGCGCGGCGGCGGCGACCCTAGCCGCCCTGGTCAAGCGCAGGCTGACCGCCAAGGTGATGGAGGAAACCCTGCGCAAGACGCTCGGTATCACCTGCATGTTCATGTGGATCATCCTCGCCGCCTTGTGCTTCGGTGCGGTATTCGATGGCCTCGGCGCGGTGAAAGCTATCGAGGGGTTCTTTATCGATCGTCTGGACCTGGGGCCCTGGCAGGTGCTGATCATGATGCAGCTGTCGTTCATCATCATGGGCATGTTCCTCGACGACACCGCCATGCTGGTGATCGTCGCGCCGCTCTATGTGCCGCTGGTCGGCGCTTTGGGCTTCGACCTGATCTGGTACGGCGTGCTCTACACCATCACCTGCCAGATCGCCTACATGACCCCGCCCTTTGGCTACAACCTATTCCTCATGCGCGCCATGGCGCCGCCGGAAGTGACCTTGAGGGACATCTACGTCTCGGTCACGCCCTTCGTGCTGGTGATGCTCCTGGCGTTGGTGCTGGTGATGATTTTTCCGCAAATTGCCCTGTGGCTGCCGCAGTGGCACTACGCACGTTGA
- a CDS encoding TRAP transporter substrate-binding protein: MSTRRSFLKTAAVTTGAAGATALGSAHIYAEEPKKITWRLQTYAGPALGEHVIKPSIDAFNKAANGQMEIQLYYADQLVPTGELFRAMQRGTIDAVQSDDDSIAAPVDVSVFGGYFPFATRYSLDVPVLFEKYGLRQIWEEAYGEVEGVTWLGAGAWDPCHFATVEPIKSLADLKGKRIFTFPTAGKFLARFGVIPVTLPWEDVEVAVQTGELDGITWSGITEDYTVGWANVTKYFLTNNISGAWIGSYFANSEKWAEVPEHLKTLFKLCMDSSHYYRQHWYWGGEAQLRVEGGKLELTTIPDAEWATVEAEAQKFWDEIAKTSPRAAKVVDIFKKYNALMTKAGPPYRY, from the coding sequence ATGAGTACGAGACGTAGTTTCCTCAAGACCGCCGCGGTCACCACTGGCGCGGCGGGGGCCACCGCTCTGGGGTCGGCGCACATCTATGCCGAGGAGCCGAAGAAGATCACCTGGCGCCTGCAAACCTATGCCGGCCCGGCCCTCGGCGAGCATGTGATCAAACCGTCCATCGATGCCTTCAATAAGGCGGCCAACGGCCAGATGGAGATCCAGCTCTACTACGCCGACCAACTGGTGCCGACTGGCGAACTGTTCCGCGCCATGCAGCGCGGCACCATCGATGCGGTGCAGAGCGACGACGACTCGATCGCCGCGCCGGTGGACGTCTCGGTATTCGGTGGCTACTTTCCGTTCGCCACCCGCTACAGCCTGGACGTGCCGGTGCTGTTCGAGAAGTACGGCCTGCGGCAGATCTGGGAGGAGGCCTACGGCGAGGTTGAGGGCGTCACCTGGCTCGGTGCTGGTGCCTGGGACCCGTGCCATTTCGCCACCGTCGAGCCGATCAAAAGCCTGGCCGACCTCAAGGGCAAGCGCATCTTTACCTTTCCCACCGCCGGCAAGTTTCTCGCCCGTTTCGGCGTGATCCCGGTGACCCTGCCCTGGGAGGATGTCGAAGTGGCGGTGCAGACCGGCGAACTGGACGGCATCACCTGGTCGGGCATCACCGAGGACTACACCGTCGGCTGGGCCAACGTGACCAAGTACTTCCTCACCAACAACATCTCCGGGGCCTGGATAGGCTCCTATTTCGCCAACTCGGAGAAGTGGGCCGAAGTACCCGAGCACCTCAAGACCCTGTTCAAACTGTGCATGGACAGCTCCCACTACTATCGCCAGCACTGGTACTGGGGCGGCGAAGCGCAATTGCGGGTCGAGGGCGGCAAGCTTGAACTGACCACTATTCCCGATGCCGAGTGGGCCACGGTCGAGGCCGAGGCGCAGAAGTTCTGGGACGAGATCGCCAAGACCAGCCCGCGTGCGGCCAAGGTCGTGGATATCTTCAAGAAGTACAACGCCCTGATGACCAAGGCCGGCCCGCCCTATCGCTACTGA
- a CDS encoding glutamine synthetase family protein encodes MLNPRDVKTSEDARRIVEERGLSHIKVGVFDNDGVMRGKYLSRSKFFSALDSGFAFCDVVLGWDVKDQLYDNASYTGWHTGYPDAPVRVLPHTCRDIPFENGMLLFICEFAEAAEQVCPRATLRRVIERCHEMGFDPFAALEYEFFMFDETPESAREKGYRNLKPFTPDWFGYSMIRSSVHAELYHEILEMAEQMDFPIEGLHTETGPGVLEAAIAYDHAEAAGDKGALFKTFMKVLAQRNGLMATFMAKWSGKYPGQSGHIHVSLRDRTSGKSAFHDPSQAHNMSLIQRQFLAGQQRLMPEFLCMVAPTLNSYRRMIPGFWAPTDATWGVENRTAALRVIPGSDKSQRQEYRLGAADGNPYLTLAVAIGSGLYGVMQQWQPTDPVVGNAYAQKHPPELALPRTLWDAAQRLKASAAARELFGDPFVEHFAASREWEEREYRRHVSDWELDRYFEII; translated from the coding sequence ATGCTCAATCCGCGGGATGTAAAAACCAGCGAGGATGCCAGGCGCATCGTCGAGGAGCGCGGTCTCAGTCACATCAAGGTCGGGGTGTTCGATAACGACGGCGTGATGCGCGGCAAGTACCTGAGCCGCAGCAAGTTCTTCTCCGCCCTGGACTCAGGTTTCGCCTTCTGCGACGTGGTGCTCGGCTGGGACGTCAAGGATCAGCTCTACGACAACGCCAGCTACACCGGCTGGCACACCGGCTACCCGGACGCGCCGGTGCGTGTATTGCCGCATACCTGCCGCGACATTCCCTTCGAGAACGGCATGCTGCTGTTTATCTGCGAGTTCGCCGAGGCCGCCGAGCAGGTCTGCCCCCGCGCCACCCTGCGCAGGGTGATCGAGCGCTGTCATGAGATGGGCTTCGATCCCTTCGCGGCGCTGGAGTACGAATTTTTCATGTTCGATGAAACCCCGGAGTCGGCGCGGGAAAAGGGTTACCGCAACCTCAAACCCTTCACCCCGGACTGGTTCGGCTACTCGATGATCCGCAGTTCGGTGCATGCCGAGCTGTATCACGAGATTCTCGAAATGGCCGAGCAGATGGACTTCCCCATCGAAGGCCTGCACACCGAGACCGGCCCTGGTGTGCTGGAAGCGGCCATCGCCTATGACCATGCCGAAGCCGCAGGCGACAAGGGCGCGCTGTTCAAGACCTTCATGAAGGTGCTGGCCCAGCGCAACGGCCTGATGGCCACCTTCATGGCCAAGTGGTCGGGCAAGTACCCAGGGCAGAGCGGGCATATCCACGTTTCCCTGCGTGACCGCACCAGCGGCAAGTCGGCCTTCCACGACCCGAGCCAGGCGCACAACATGAGCCTGATCCAGCGCCAGTTCCTCGCCGGCCAGCAGCGCCTGATGCCGGAGTTCCTGTGCATGGTGGCGCCCACCCTGAACAGTTACCGGCGGATGATTCCCGGCTTCTGGGCGCCGACCGACGCTACCTGGGGCGTGGAGAACCGCACCGCGGCGCTACGGGTGATCCCCGGTAGCGACAAGTCGCAGCGCCAGGAATATCGCCTCGGCGCGGCGGATGGCAATCCCTACCTGACCCTCGCCGTGGCCATCGGCTCCGGTCTGTACGGGGTGATGCAGCAGTGGCAGCCGACCGATCCGGTGGTTGGCAATGCCTACGCGCAGAAACACCCGCCGGAGCTGGCCCTGCCGCGCACCCTGTGGGATGCGGCGCAGCGCCTGAAAGCCTCCGCGGCGGCCCGCGAGTTGTTCGGCGATCCGTTCGTCGAGCATTTCGCCGCCAGCCGCGAATGGGAGGAACGTGAATACCGTCGGCATGTCAGCGATTGGGAGCTGGATCGCTACTTTGAAATCATCTGA
- a CDS encoding aldehyde dehydrogenase family protein: MSKLQCISPIDGSVYVERELATGREIQAALATAALAQKGWQQTSLVERVAIGRLAIAAFAAREEQLAEELCWMMGRPIRYAAGEIRGFVERASHMVDIAESALADIQLPDQPGFTRFIRREPLGVALVIAPWNYPYLTAVNAVMPALLAGNAVLLKHSAQTPLCAERMVEAFSEAGLPDGVFQYLHMSHADTEQLIQAPAIQHVSFTGSVPGGAMVERAAAGRFISVGLELGGKDPAYVRADADLAHAVATTIDGAFFNSGQSCCGIERIYVHESLYDAFVEQAVALVRHYKLGRSDDPETTLGPLVRSEAADFVRRQINEAVAQGAVAHIDPASFALDRPGSAYLAPQVLTDVFHGMRVMTEESFGPVVGIQKVKDDEEAVALMNDSEFGLTAAIFSRDVEAALALAERVEAGSVFLNRCDYLDPALAWSGVKNSGRGCSLSSIGYEHLTRPKSFHFKTQL; this comes from the coding sequence ATGAGCAAGTTGCAATGCATATCCCCCATCGACGGCTCGGTGTATGTCGAGCGCGAGCTGGCCACGGGCCGTGAAATCCAGGCGGCCCTGGCCACGGCCGCGTTGGCGCAGAAGGGCTGGCAGCAGACCTCGCTGGTCGAGCGGGTGGCTATCGGCCGCCTAGCTATCGCCGCCTTCGCCGCCAGGGAAGAGCAGCTCGCCGAGGAACTGTGCTGGATGATGGGCCGGCCGATCCGCTACGCCGCCGGCGAGATTCGTGGCTTCGTCGAGCGCGCCAGCCATATGGTCGATATCGCCGAGAGCGCCCTGGCCGATATCCAGTTGCCCGACCAGCCCGGCTTCACCCGCTTTATTCGCCGCGAACCGCTTGGCGTGGCCCTGGTCATCGCGCCCTGGAACTACCCTTATCTGACGGCGGTGAACGCGGTAATGCCGGCGCTGCTGGCCGGCAATGCGGTGCTGCTCAAACACTCGGCGCAGACCCCGCTGTGCGCCGAGCGCATGGTCGAGGCCTTCAGCGAAGCCGGCCTGCCGGATGGGGTATTCCAGTACCTGCACATGAGCCACGCCGATACCGAGCAGCTGATCCAGGCCCCGGCGATCCAGCACGTATCCTTCACCGGCTCGGTGCCGGGCGGCGCCATGGTCGAGCGCGCGGCGGCAGGGCGCTTCATCAGCGTCGGCCTGGAACTGGGCGGCAAAGACCCGGCCTACGTGCGCGCCGATGCCGACCTGGCGCATGCGGTGGCAACCACTATCGACGGCGCTTTCTTCAACTCCGGCCAGTCCTGCTGCGGTATCGAGCGCATCTACGTGCATGAGTCGCTGTACGACGCCTTCGTCGAACAGGCGGTGGCGCTGGTCAGGCACTACAAACTGGGCCGCTCCGACGATCCGGAAACCACCCTCGGCCCGCTGGTGCGCAGCGAGGCGGCGGATTTCGTCCGCCGGCAGATCAACGAGGCCGTGGCCCAGGGCGCGGTCGCCCATATCGACCCGGCCAGCTTTGCCCTCGATCGGCCCGGCTCGGCCTACCTGGCGCCGCAGGTGCTGACCGACGTCTTCCACGGCATGCGGGTGATGACCGAGGAATCCTTCGGTCCGGTGGTCGGCATCCAGAAGGTCAAGGACGACGAGGAGGCCGTGGCGCTGATGAACGATAGCGAGTTTGGCCTCACCGCCGCGATCTTCAGCCGCGATGTCGAGGCCGCCCTGGCCCTGGCCGAGCGGGTCGAGGCCGGCAGCGTATTCCTCAACCGTTGCGATTATCTCGACCCGGCCCTGGCCTGGAGCGGGGTGAAAAACTCCGGGCGCGGTTGCAGCCTGTCGAGCATCGGCTACGAGCACCTGACCCGGCCGAAATCCTTCCACTTCAAGACCCAGTTGTGA